A genomic region of Carassius carassius chromosome 27, fCarCar2.1, whole genome shotgun sequence contains the following coding sequences:
- the taar11 gene encoding trace amine-associated receptor 11, whose amino-acid sequence MNLSQPWIAKSFGLCFASLNNSCIKTVYSPVLRAPLYLLFTITIILIVFGNLWVICTIISFQQLHTPTNYLIVSMAVSDLLLGSFVMPPRMIHSLETCWYFGDFFCKFHSGTDFMLCNASVLHLTFISIDRYYAVCQPLQYHSRMTTRVSVFMILVSWCFSAFFGFGIIFSEFKIERRTTEELHLACKGGCLALHGREIGVTYSIVFYFLPMFIIVSIYSRIFVIALRHVRVINNYSTCSSSVSKKDMKATKTLAIVIGVFMSCWTPYFMCNIIDPIVNHTIPALLYEVLMWVAYLNAVFNPLIYAFFYRWFREKSKLLYEKLYKLC is encoded by the coding sequence ATGAATCTGAGTCAACCATGGATAGCAAAGTCTTTTGGCCTCTGTTTCGCATCCCTGAACAACTCATGCATAAAGACAGTCTATTCTCCTGTCTTACGTGCTCCTCTCTACCTGCTCTTTACTATAACCATCATACTGATAGTGTTTGGTAACCTGTGGGTCATCTGCACCATCATCTCTTTCCAGCAGCTCCACACACCCACCAACTACCTGATTGTCTCAATGGCTGTATCCGATCTGCTCCTGGGTAGTTTTGTTATGCCTCCGAGGATGATACATTCTTTGGAGACATGCTGGTACTTTGGAGACTTTTTCTGCAAGTTTCACTCTGGCACTGATTTTATGCTGTGTAATGCATCTGTTTTGCACCTCACGTTTATCTCAATTGACCGTTACTATGCAGTCTGTCAACCACTCCAATATCACAGCAGAATGACCACACGTGTAAGTGTATTCATGATCCTGGTCAGCTGGTGCTTCTCTGCCTTTTTCGGCTTTGGCATCATATTCTCAGAGTTCAAAATTGAAAGAAGAACAACAGAGGAGCTGCATCTTGCTTGCAAGGGAGGGTGTTTAGCATTGCATGGAAGAGAAATCGGAGTGACATATTCAATTGTGTTTTACTTCCTCCCTATGTTTATAATTGTGAGCATTTACAGCAGGATTTTTGTTATAGCACTGAGACATGTTCGTGTTATTAATAACTACTCCACATGCTCATCATCAGTTAGTAAAAAGGACATGAAAGCCACAAAGACGCTTGCTATTGTCATTGGAGTTTTTATGTCTTGCTGGACACCTTACTTTATGTGTAACATCATAGATCCTATTGTTAACCATACAATACCAGCACTATTATATGAGGTGCTAATGTGGGTGGCTTATTTAAATGCAGTATTTAATCCCTTGATTTATGCTTTCTTTTACAGGTGGTTCAGAGAAAAATCTAAACTTTTATATGAAAAACTATATAAATTGTGCTAA
- the LOC132107212 gene encoding trace amine-associated receptor 1-like produces MEGQINISQNGIWEKPFLCYEFSNRSCQRFIYPLEIRLLLYILFSISSIITIIGNLLVIIMVVHFKQLHTPTNYLILSLAVADLLVGGFVMPPSMLRSIETCWYLGDLFCKIHSSLDVTLCTASILNLCIISLERYYAICHPFEYYRKMTSLATLIMIIICWTVSAALGFGMMFLELNILGIEDFYYENVDCDGRCLVFQSKEAATVMSLTCFYVPAFVMLCVYLKILHTAQQQVQAIQSVNSEFKKEGKATKTLAIIMGVFLTFWIPFFICNLIDPFIGYSVPPLLFDLFLWVGYYNSTCNPIVYAFFYSWFRHAFRVILSGRIFQINSSRTMLL; encoded by the coding sequence ATGGAAGGCCAAATCAACATCAGTCAAAATGGAATCTGGGAAAAGCCTTTTCTCTGTTATGAGTTTAGTAACAGGTCTTGTCAAAGATTTATCTATCCGTTGGAAATCCGACTATTGCTCTACATCCTTTTTAGCATCTCTTCAATTATCACAATCATAGGAAACCTGCTTGTGATCATAATGGTCGTTCATTTCAAGCAGCTTCACACACCGACTAACTACCTCATCCTGTCTCTGGCCGTGGCCGATCTACTTGTTGGAGGATTTGTGATGCCTCCCAGCATGCTGCGCTCCATCGAGACGTGCTGGTATCTGGGAGATTTGTTCTGTAAAATACACAGCAGTCTTGATGTGACATTGTGCACCGCATCAATTTTAAACCTCTGTATCATATCTTTGGAAAGATATTATGCCATATGTCACCCCTTTGAATATTACAGGAAAATGACATCACTTGCCACactaattatgattattatctgCTGGACTGTTTCAGCTGCTCTGGGGTTTGGCATGATGTTCTTGGAGCTTAATATTCTGGGCATTGAggatttttattatgaaaatgttgACTGTGATGGAAGATGCTTGGTGTTTCAGAGCAAAGAGGCAGCTACTGTAATGTCATTGACCTGTTTTTACGTTCCTGCTTTTGTCATGCTTTGTGTGTACCTTAAGATCTTACACACAGCTCAACAGCAGGTTCAGGCCATCCAGAGTGTgaattctgaatttaaaaaagAAGGAAAAGCCACAAAGACATTAGCCATCATCATGGGGGTGTTTCTGACCTTCTGGATACCCTTTTTCATTTGCAATCTTATTGATCCCTTCATCGGTTACTCTGTACCACCACTGCTGTTTGACTTGTTCCTGTGGGTTGGCTATTATAATTCCACCTGCAATCCCATAGTGTATGCCTTCTTTTACAGCTGGTTCAGACATGCTTTCAGAGTCATTCTGTCTGGAAGAATATTTCAGATTAATTCTTCAAGaacaatgctattgtaa
- the LOC132107211 gene encoding trace amine-associated receptor 1-like — translation MDGQINISQIAIWEKPFLCYEFNNKSCPKFVYPLESRILLYILCSVSSIITIIGNLLVIITVVHFKQLHTPTNYLILSLAVADLLVGGFVMPPSMLRSIETCWYLGDLFCKIHSSLDVTLCTTSILNLCIISLDRYYAICHPFQYHSKMTSITTLIMIIICWTVSAALGFGMIFMELNILGAEDFYYENIKCDGRCTLFQSREAATVMSLSCFYVPAFVMLCIYLKILFVAKRQVQAIQSVNSELKKEGKATKTLAIIMGVFLAFWSPFFLCNIIDPFISYSVPPLLFDLFYWVGYYNSTCNPIVYTFFYSWFRHAFRIILSKAIFQTNSSRTVLM, via the coding sequence ATGGATGGCCAAATCAACATCAGTCAAATAGCAATCTGGGAAAAGCCTTTTCTCTGTTATGAGTTTAATAACAAGTCTTGTCCGAAATTTGTCTATCCTTTGGAATCCCGGATATTGCTCTACATCCTTTGTAGTGTCTCTTCAATTATCACAATCATAGGAAACTTGCTTGTGATCATAACAGTCGTTCATTTCAAGCAGCTTCACACACCGACTAACTACCTCATCCTGTCTCTGGCCGTGGCCGATCTACTTGTTGGAGGATTTGTGATGCCTCCCAGCATGCTGCGCTCCATCGAGACGTGCTGGTATCTGGGAGATTTGTTCTGTAAAATACACAGCAGTCTTGATGTGACATTGTGCACTACATCAATTTTAAATCTTTGTATCATTTCTTTGGACAGATATTATGCCATATGTCACCCCTTTCAATATCACAGTAAAATGACGTCAATTACCACactaattatgattattatatgcTGGACTGTTTCAGCTGCTCTGGGGTTTGGCATGATCTTCATGGAGCTTAATATTCTTGGTGCTGAAGATTTTTACTATGAAAACATTAAATGTGATGGAAGATGTACACTGTTTCAGAGCAGAGAGGCAGCTACTGTAATGTCATTGTCCTGTTTTTACGTTCCAGCCTTTGTCATGCTCTGCATATACCTGAAAATCTTATTTGTAGCTAAAAGGCAGGTTCAGGCCATCCAGAGTGTgaattctgaattaaaaaaagaaggaaaagccACTAAAACTTTAGCCATCATCATGGGGGTGTTCCTGGCCTTCTGGAGtcctttttttctttgtaatattaTTGACCCCTTCATCAGTTACTCTGTACCCCCACTGCTATTTGACTTGTTCTATTGGGTCGGATATTACAATTCCACCTGCAATCCCATAGTGTACACCTTTTTTTACAGCTGGTTCAGACATGCATTTAGAATTATTCTATCAAAAGCAATATTTCAGACTAATTCTTCAAGAACTGTATTAATGTAA